A genomic segment from Lignipirellula cremea encodes:
- a CDS encoding SGNH/GDSL hydrolase family protein, whose amino-acid sequence MMRTQVNFRSLLLAIIVIVTATHARAADPTLVSQETGPLAEDWDYAPAMRRTAATFQGREGVVLHVGGSMTIANPYGTWARSGKGKTPEDAAVLKWMHTEARDKTDGWWLCRTEVEHYRAYTSESGLKSAMLLAGGKRGLPTLAAMLQDYRPRIVTLECGIYDVEDGVSLEVYRRNMAQALDQILAAGAIPLLNTIPPFRAQRERTAQFNVALRSLAKERGLPVLDLEREILTRRPEDWFGPLMDRIHLTASDGEVGPGSEPTPENVRRSGYLLRGWLTVRKIAEIKRRVLDETP is encoded by the coding sequence ATGATGCGCACTCAAGTTAATTTCCGTTCCTTGCTACTCGCGATCATTGTCATTGTGACGGCGACACACGCGCGGGCGGCGGATCCGACGCTGGTTAGCCAGGAAACGGGACCGCTGGCGGAGGACTGGGACTATGCCCCGGCCATGCGGCGGACGGCGGCGACATTCCAGGGGCGGGAAGGGGTCGTGCTGCATGTGGGCGGGTCAATGACGATCGCCAACCCGTACGGAACCTGGGCTCGCAGCGGCAAGGGGAAAACGCCGGAGGATGCGGCAGTTCTCAAGTGGATGCATACGGAAGCACGCGACAAGACCGACGGCTGGTGGCTGTGCCGGACCGAGGTGGAGCACTATCGGGCTTACACCAGCGAAAGCGGTCTGAAGTCGGCCATGCTGCTGGCGGGCGGCAAACGCGGATTGCCCACGCTGGCCGCGATGCTTCAGGATTATCGTCCCCGGATCGTCACGCTGGAGTGCGGCATTTACGATGTCGAAGACGGCGTCTCGCTGGAAGTTTACCGCCGGAACATGGCCCAGGCGCTCGACCAGATTCTGGCCGCCGGCGCCATCCCGCTGCTGAATACGATTCCGCCGTTTCGCGCCCAGCGCGAGCGCACGGCCCAGTTCAATGTAGCGTTACGGTCGCTGGCCAAAGAACGCGGCCTGCCGGTGCTGGACCTGGAACGGGAGATTCTCACGCGGCGGCCGGAGGACTGGTTTGGGCCGCTGATGGATCGTATCCATCTGACCGCGAGCGACGGCGAAGTCGGCCCCGGTTCCGAGCCGACGCCAGAGAACGTGCGTCGCAGCGGCTACCTGCTCCGCGGCTGGCTGACGGTGCGCAAGATCGCCGAGATTAAACGGCGCGTCCTGGACGAAACACCGTGA
- a CDS encoding sodium:solute symporter family transporter codes for MLGNLGFLDYAVILGYLAAMLGLGVAWSRQRKTDDEYFLAGRSMPWFAVGVSVIASLLSSLTYLAEPGEVWESGATNMVGKMLAIPLELVVVWLFCVPFMMSFRYTSAYEYLGDRFGKATRWVGVGMFLCLAVLWMGFVVLASAKALAIVSGVPLWLVIVTIGFVATMYTMLGGLRAVIWTDVVQVAILIGGGFMAISYVAWSTGTWLPDWYAATSEHLLRNNIKPMPLITFDPTVRATVATVALNMTVWHICTHLANQMTVQRYFSTHDPKSARRSFLTATLFGVGINVMLLVVGMAMLFYYQGQQPMTEVDGKTTILNPDLIFPTFAVAALPAGCGGAILAALLAAAMSSIDSGVNSIATVLSVEMRLHEQEKGKKAASLDQHHVKLAMTITLLAGIFITAAAYGLTFLPDDWGIVAAMPRTFNAFTGPLGGLFMVGMFLPFVGQRGVIAGVACGLATSLGLGYSEQIQQQLVNFQLLEQIQGVVSFHLVMPTALAVTVGASALFGGLLRDSVRPMAGLTWYTRRKPGDKDQAKRG; via the coding sequence ATGCTTGGAAATCTAGGTTTTCTCGATTATGCGGTCATTCTGGGCTACCTGGCGGCCATGCTCGGCCTGGGCGTGGCCTGGTCGCGACAAAGAAAAACCGATGACGAATATTTCCTGGCCGGCCGCTCCATGCCCTGGTTTGCCGTTGGCGTGAGCGTGATCGCCTCGCTGCTGTCGAGCCTGACCTATCTGGCGGAACCGGGCGAGGTCTGGGAATCGGGCGCGACCAACATGGTCGGAAAAATGCTGGCGATTCCCCTGGAGCTGGTCGTCGTCTGGTTGTTCTGCGTGCCCTTCATGATGAGCTTCCGTTACACCTCGGCCTATGAGTACCTGGGCGACCGTTTCGGCAAAGCGACGCGCTGGGTCGGCGTCGGCATGTTTCTCTGCCTGGCGGTGTTGTGGATGGGCTTTGTGGTGCTGGCCTCGGCCAAGGCGCTCGCCATCGTCAGCGGCGTACCCTTGTGGCTGGTGATTGTCACGATCGGGTTTGTCGCCACCATGTACACCATGCTCGGCGGATTGCGGGCCGTGATCTGGACCGATGTGGTGCAGGTCGCCATCCTGATCGGCGGGGGATTCATGGCGATCAGCTATGTCGCCTGGTCGACAGGAACCTGGCTGCCTGACTGGTATGCGGCGACGTCGGAACATCTGCTTCGCAACAACATCAAACCGATGCCGCTCATCACCTTTGATCCAACCGTCAGGGCGACCGTCGCCACGGTCGCCCTCAATATGACGGTCTGGCATATTTGCACGCATCTGGCCAATCAGATGACGGTGCAGCGTTATTTCAGCACGCACGACCCCAAGTCGGCCCGGCGAAGTTTCTTGACGGCGACGCTCTTCGGCGTGGGCATTAATGTCATGCTGCTGGTCGTCGGCATGGCGATGCTCTTCTACTACCAGGGCCAGCAACCGATGACGGAAGTCGATGGGAAAACGACAATCCTCAATCCTGACCTCATCTTTCCGACCTTCGCGGTAGCAGCCCTGCCGGCCGGTTGCGGAGGGGCGATTCTGGCCGCCTTGCTGGCAGCCGCCATGTCGTCGATCGACTCCGGCGTGAACTCCATTGCGACCGTACTCAGCGTCGAGATGCGTCTGCACGAACAGGAAAAAGGGAAGAAGGCGGCGTCCCTGGATCAGCATCATGTCAAACTGGCGATGACGATCACGCTGCTCGCTGGCATCTTTATCACGGCGGCCGCCTATGGCTTAACCTTCCTGCCCGATGACTGGGGCATCGTGGCCGCAATGCCGCGGACCTTTAACGCCTTTACCGGCCCGCTCGGCGGCCTGTTTATGGTCGGAATGTTCCTGCCCTTCGTCGGACAGCGGGGGGTGATCGCCGGCGTGGCCTGCGGCCTGGCGACCAGCCTGGGACTGGGATATTCCGAACAGATCCAGCAGCAGCTGGTGAATTTCCAGCTGCTGGAACAAATCCAGGGCGTCGTCAGTTTTCACCTGGTGATGCCCACCGCCCTGGCCGTGACGGTCGGTGCTTCGGCCCTTTTTGGAGGGCTTTTGCGAGACTCCGTTCGCCCTATGGCCGGCCTCACCTGGTACACGCGGCGGAAGCCGGGCGACAAGGATCAGGCGAAACGCGGATAG
- a CDS encoding alkene reductase — MNDNETLFRPLQAGALELPHRIVMAPLTRARATDRVPNAMMAEYYRQRAGAALIISEATAISEQGYGWHGAPGIYSDEQVAGWRQVTDAVHEEGGQIVLQLWHMGRISHPDYQGGRLPVAPSAIAAIGDAHTPTGKQPFVTPHALTQAEIALVVEDYALATQRARAAGFDGVEIHGANAYLIDQFLRDASNQRDDEYGGSVENRMRFLREVITAVTNAWSADRTGLRLSPTMNGYGMSDSDPIGLFTQVGRMLNDFSLAYLHTAESIRPGRIFNDETPRVTPYLREAFDGVFFTNGGYEKQTAAEAIRLGQADAIAFGQLFIANPDLPERLRTDAPLNEPEVATYYAPGSHGYIDYPRFA, encoded by the coding sequence ATGAACGATAACGAAACACTTTTTCGTCCGCTGCAGGCCGGAGCTCTGGAACTGCCGCACCGTATTGTGATGGCGCCGCTGACCCGCGCTCGGGCGACGGATCGCGTGCCCAACGCGATGATGGCCGAATACTATCGCCAGCGCGCCGGCGCCGCCCTGATTATCTCCGAGGCGACCGCCATCAGCGAACAAGGTTACGGCTGGCACGGAGCGCCGGGTATCTACTCCGACGAGCAAGTCGCAGGCTGGCGCCAGGTCACCGACGCCGTCCATGAAGAAGGCGGGCAGATCGTGCTGCAGCTTTGGCACATGGGCCGCATCTCCCATCCCGACTATCAGGGCGGCCGACTGCCGGTTGCGCCCAGTGCCATCGCCGCCATCGGCGATGCCCATACGCCGACGGGGAAGCAGCCGTTTGTCACGCCGCATGCCCTGACGCAGGCGGAAATCGCCCTGGTGGTTGAAGATTATGCGCTGGCGACCCAAAGGGCGCGGGCCGCCGGATTTGACGGGGTCGAGATTCACGGCGCCAATGCGTACTTGATCGACCAGTTTCTCCGTGACGCTTCGAACCAGCGGGACGACGAATACGGCGGCTCGGTGGAAAACCGGATGCGGTTCCTGCGCGAGGTGATCACGGCCGTCACCAACGCCTGGTCGGCCGACCGGACGGGCCTGCGGTTGAGCCCGACCATGAACGGCTATGGGATGAGCGACAGCGACCCGATCGGCCTGTTCACCCAGGTCGGTCGGATGCTGAACGACTTCAGTCTGGCCTATCTGCACACCGCCGAGTCGATTCGTCCCGGACGTATTTTCAACGACGAGACGCCGCGAGTCACGCCGTATCTGCGCGAAGCGTTCGACGGCGTATTCTTTACCAACGGCGGTTACGAGAAACAGACGGCCGCCGAAGCAATCCGACTGGGCCAGGCCGACGCGATCGCGTTCGGGCAACTGTTCATTGCCAACCCGGATCTGCCGGAACGCCTGCGGACCGACGCCCCGCTCAACGAACCCGAAGTCGCCACCTACTACGCCCCCGGCTCGCACGGGTATATCGACTATCCGCGTTTCGCCTGA
- a CDS encoding MarR family winged helix-turn-helix transcriptional regulator yields MAGKLEQDLKKKRDFESVQQAAVIGLLRTNDLFQYRFTQLFREYGLNQPQYNVLRILRGEGAPLPCLEIASRLITIAPAITSLIDKLEARELVTRERCNRDRRIWYVDLTAAGSQLLASMDERVMSLHESLCRGLSADECGQLVALLEKARSIQHDGVD; encoded by the coding sequence ATGGCTGGCAAACTGGAACAGGATCTGAAAAAGAAACGCGACTTCGAATCCGTGCAGCAGGCAGCCGTGATTGGGCTGTTGCGTACCAATGACCTGTTCCAGTATCGGTTCACACAGCTCTTCCGCGAGTACGGTCTCAACCAGCCGCAGTACAACGTGCTGCGAATCCTGCGTGGCGAAGGCGCCCCGCTCCCCTGCCTGGAAATCGCCAGTCGTTTGATTACCATCGCGCCGGCCATCACGAGCCTGATCGACAAGCTGGAAGCTCGAGAACTCGTCACAAGGGAACGCTGCAACCGCGATCGCCGGATCTGGTATGTCGATCTGACCGCCGCAGGCAGCCAGTTGCTCGCCAGCATGGACGAACGGGTGATGAGCCTGCACGAAAGTCTCTGTCGCGGTTTGTCCGCCGACGAATGCGGGCAGCTGGTCGCCCTCCTGGAGAAGGCGCGCAGCATTCAGCACGACGGCGTAGATTGA
- a CDS encoding ParB/RepB/Spo0J family partition protein, with product MTKKRRLGRGLEALLGSPIDEAPEYDDDSGDDVATLAPPKPAPRPAAAPSPEAEPEAHANGALLLIGVHEIAENPFQPRREFNEPEIASLAESLREHDMLQPVLVRAVGDGYQLISGERRLRAAILAGWTTVPARLREADDRLVAELAIVENLQRKDLNPIEKAISFRQYLEQHQCSQEDLAKRLTIDRSTIANLVRLLELPEDAQRALREGRITAGHARALLPLGDEHEQLSFCHSIEHEGWSVRETERQVQQKIRDESPLPDNGSSAVKKKGAPVSQQVASLEQEIRIAVGSKVDIRQTAKGRGKIILHFTSHEEFERLHAVLTDTQELSQRAG from the coding sequence GTGACTAAGAAACGCAGGCTAGGACGTGGGCTGGAAGCGCTGCTTGGCTCCCCCATCGACGAAGCTCCCGAATACGACGACGACAGCGGCGATGACGTCGCCACGCTGGCTCCGCCCAAACCGGCGCCCCGTCCCGCCGCCGCCCCGAGCCCGGAAGCGGAGCCCGAGGCGCACGCCAATGGCGCGCTGCTGCTCATCGGCGTGCATGAGATCGCCGAGAACCCGTTCCAGCCTCGGCGGGAATTCAACGAGCCCGAGATCGCCTCGCTGGCCGAAAGCCTCCGCGAGCATGACATGCTGCAGCCCGTGCTGGTCCGCGCGGTAGGTGATGGCTATCAGCTGATCTCCGGCGAGCGACGCCTGAGGGCGGCCATCCTGGCGGGCTGGACGACCGTGCCGGCCCGGCTGCGCGAGGCGGACGATCGTCTGGTGGCGGAACTGGCCATCGTCGAGAACCTGCAGCGCAAAGACCTCAACCCGATCGAGAAGGCCATCTCGTTCCGCCAGTACCTGGAACAGCACCAGTGCTCACAGGAGGATCTGGCGAAGCGGCTGACCATCGATCGTTCCACGATCGCTAATCTGGTCCGCCTGTTGGAATTGCCCGAAGACGCCCAGCGGGCGCTCCGCGAAGGCCGCATCACGGCCGGCCACGCCAGGGCGCTGTTGCCTTTGGGGGATGAGCATGAACAGTTGAGCTTCTGCCATTCGATTGAACATGAAGGCTGGTCCGTCCGGGAGACCGAACGCCAGGTGCAGCAGAAAATTAGGGACGAGAGCCCGCTGCCGGATAACGGTTCGTCAGCCGTCAAAAAGAAAGGGGCGCCCGTCAGCCAGCAGGTCGCCTCGCTGGAGCAGGAGATCCGGATTGCCGTCGGTTCCAAAGTTGACATTCGCCAAACGGCGAAGGGCCGAGGCAAGATCATTCTGCACTTCACCAGTCATGAGGAGTTCGAGCGACTGCACGCCGTGCTGACCGACACCCAGGAACTGTCCCAGCGGGCCGGCTAA
- a CDS encoding ParA family protein produces MARVLCVANQKGGVGKTTTAVNLACALAKAGNRTLLIDLDPQCNATTGLGLKPSPRHALLTSTPWKEALQPTYMADLQVLPGSRSFADVETLAAGGEANLEVLRRCLDQGTQSFDYVLIDCPPSMGDLTQTALAASTEVLMPIQCEYFAMEGLTQMIHVIRKIMQQGEGRLQFGGILLTMYDPSLELTHEVDEEVREFFGEIVFDTVIPRDVAVSEAPSYGQSVLDFAPRARGARAYVELCMEVLDRD; encoded by the coding sequence TTGGCCAGGGTGTTGTGTGTCGCGAATCAGAAAGGCGGCGTGGGTAAAACCACGACGGCGGTGAACCTTGCCTGTGCTCTGGCAAAGGCTGGCAACCGCACCCTGCTGATCGATCTCGACCCGCAATGCAACGCCACGACCGGCCTGGGACTGAAACCTTCGCCGCGGCACGCCCTGCTGACTTCCACACCCTGGAAGGAAGCGTTGCAGCCAACCTATATGGCCGACCTGCAGGTGCTGCCTGGCAGCCGCAGCTTTGCCGATGTGGAAACGCTGGCGGCCGGCGGGGAAGCGAACCTGGAAGTGCTCCGGCGTTGCCTGGATCAGGGGACGCAGTCCTTTGACTATGTGTTGATCGATTGCCCGCCGTCGATGGGCGACCTGACGCAGACAGCGCTTGCCGCCTCGACCGAGGTGCTGATGCCAATCCAGTGCGAATACTTCGCCATGGAAGGCCTCACGCAGATGATCCACGTCATCCGCAAGATCATGCAACAAGGGGAAGGACGACTGCAGTTCGGCGGTATCCTGCTGACCATGTACGATCCCTCCCTTGAACTTACGCATGAAGTCGATGAAGAGGTTCGCGAGTTTTTTGGAGAAATTGTTTTCGACACCGTGATCCCCCGCGATGTCGCCGTGTCCGAGGCGCCAAGTTATGGGCAATCCGTCCTCGACTTTGCCCCCCGGGCCCGCGGCGCCAGGGCTTACGTAGAACTTTGCATGGAGGTGCTTGATCGTGACTAA
- a CDS encoding DUF1015 domain-containing protein, with protein sequence MPEIRAFRGLRYDLGHVGALSDVIAPPYDVIDDELQDELYKKHPANVIRLILNRDEPGDSEDNNRYTRAAKFLRNWRTEGVLQMESDPAIYVYHQVFSYGGEEFTRRGFMARTVLQPFGEGNIYPHEETHSAAKADRLNLTRATRANLSQIFGIYPDAENEAQNLLEASIMGETPLEATDHLGVLHRLWPVTDIKVISEVAAVMHQKPTYVADGHHRYETACNYKKELADRGELTPESPANCVLMMCVSMYDPGMIVLPTHRLFRGLPPITSEELIAKLTPYFDTEIAGEGIGQAEAVWSKIENRDEQGMMGFYAAKDGRWVLATINDKGRTKMDEVASDHTSDWRELGVSLLHRLVIENLLGAKDLPKCHYVHLVEEAVEGLENDSAGEFSLACLVMPATVDHIRTISEHAERMPAKSTYFYPKLLSGLVINPID encoded by the coding sequence ATGCCTGAAATTCGAGCCTTTCGCGGACTGCGTTACGACCTGGGCCATGTTGGCGCCCTGAGCGACGTTATCGCCCCTCCCTACGATGTGATCGACGACGAGCTGCAGGACGAACTCTACAAGAAGCACCCGGCGAACGTCATTCGTCTGATTCTCAACCGCGACGAACCGGGCGACAGCGAAGATAACAACCGCTACACCCGGGCCGCCAAGTTCCTGCGGAACTGGCGAACCGAAGGGGTCCTCCAGATGGAGTCCGACCCGGCGATCTACGTTTATCATCAGGTGTTCAGCTACGGCGGCGAGGAATTCACCCGACGCGGTTTCATGGCCCGCACGGTGCTTCAGCCGTTTGGTGAAGGGAACATTTACCCGCACGAAGAGACCCACTCGGCCGCCAAGGCGGATCGTTTGAACCTCACCCGCGCCACCCGGGCGAACCTGAGCCAGATCTTCGGCATCTACCCTGACGCCGAGAACGAAGCCCAGAACCTGCTGGAAGCGTCGATCATGGGCGAAACGCCTTTGGAGGCGACCGACCACCTGGGCGTGCTGCATCGCTTGTGGCCCGTGACCGATATCAAGGTGATTTCCGAAGTCGCCGCCGTGATGCACCAGAAGCCGACCTACGTGGCGGACGGACACCACCGTTATGAAACGGCCTGCAACTACAAAAAGGAACTGGCCGATCGCGGCGAACTGACGCCTGAGTCGCCCGCCAACTGCGTGCTGATGATGTGTGTCAGCATGTACGACCCGGGCATGATCGTGCTGCCGACCCATCGCCTGTTCCGCGGCCTGCCGCCGATCACGTCGGAGGAGCTGATCGCCAAGCTTACGCCCTACTTTGACACCGAGATCGCTGGCGAAGGAATTGGCCAGGCCGAAGCGGTCTGGTCGAAGATTGAGAACCGGGACGAACAGGGGATGATGGGCTTCTACGCCGCCAAGGATGGCCGCTGGGTGCTCGCGACCATCAACGACAAGGGCCGCACCAAGATGGACGAAGTGGCCAGCGACCACACCTCCGACTGGCGAGAACTGGGCGTATCGCTGTTGCACCGTCTGGTGATTGAGAATCTTCTGGGCGCCAAGGATCTGCCCAAGTGCCATTACGTGCACCTGGTCGAAGAAGCCGTCGAAGGGCTGGAGAACGACTCCGCCGGCGAGTTCTCGCTGGCCTGTCTGGTCATGCCGGCGACAGTCGACCACATCCGCACCATCAGCGAACATGCCGAGCGGATGCCGGCCAAGAGCACCTATTTCTACCCCAAGCTGCTCAGCGGTCTGGTTATCAACCCGATCGACTAG
- the ahcY gene encoding adenosylhomocysteinase produces the protein MAQVEQSKLPYKVKDLDLAEWGRKEIMLAENEMPGLMALREKFGESKPLAGARIAGCLHMTIQTAVLIETLTALGADVTWSSCNKFSTQDHAAAAIAATGVPVYAWKGETDEEYDWCVEQTLIFPDGQPLNLILDDGGDLTALVHNKYPELLGDIRGLSEETTTGIKELVKMLKKGKLKTPAINVNDSVTKSKFDNLYGCRESLADGIKRATDIMLAGKVAVVAGYGDVGKGCAHSLKSYGARVIVTEIDPINALQAAMEGFEVTTMAEACSQGNVFVTTTGCRDIIRGCHMEKMPDDAIVCNIGHFDLEIDMAWLDGQKDVSKVNIKPLLDRYTFPDGHSILVLAEGRLVNLGCATGHPSFVMSSSFTNQVLAQIELWTHTDQYEIGVHVLPKHLDEEVARLHLGKIGVKLETLTEDQAEYLGVPIEGPYKPDYYRY, from the coding sequence GTGGCGCAAGTCGAACAAAGCAAACTCCCCTACAAAGTCAAAGATCTGGACCTGGCGGAGTGGGGACGCAAAGAGATCATGCTGGCCGAGAATGAAATGCCCGGCCTGATGGCGCTGCGAGAAAAATTTGGCGAGTCCAAACCGCTGGCTGGCGCCCGCATTGCTGGCTGCTTGCACATGACGATCCAGACCGCCGTGCTGATCGAAACGCTCACAGCCCTGGGCGCCGACGTCACCTGGAGCAGCTGTAACAAGTTCTCCACACAGGATCACGCCGCCGCCGCAATCGCCGCCACCGGCGTGCCTGTCTACGCCTGGAAAGGCGAGACGGATGAAGAGTACGACTGGTGTGTGGAGCAGACGCTGATCTTCCCCGACGGCCAGCCGTTGAACCTGATTCTTGACGACGGCGGCGACCTGACCGCCCTTGTGCACAACAAATATCCCGAGCTGCTCGGCGACATTCGCGGTCTGTCGGAAGAGACCACGACGGGCATCAAAGAGCTCGTCAAAATGCTGAAGAAGGGCAAACTCAAAACGCCCGCCATCAACGTGAATGACTCGGTCACCAAGAGCAAGTTCGACAACCTCTATGGCTGTCGTGAGTCGCTCGCCGACGGCATCAAACGGGCGACCGATATCATGCTGGCCGGCAAGGTCGCGGTGGTGGCCGGTTATGGCGATGTCGGCAAAGGTTGCGCTCATAGCCTCAAGTCGTATGGCGCCCGCGTGATTGTGACCGAGATCGATCCGATCAACGCCCTCCAGGCGGCGATGGAAGGTTTCGAAGTCACCACCATGGCAGAGGCCTGCTCGCAGGGGAACGTCTTCGTCACCACGACCGGTTGCCGCGATATCATCCGCGGTTGCCACATGGAAAAAATGCCCGACGACGCAATCGTCTGCAACATTGGCCACTTCGACCTCGAAATCGACATGGCGTGGCTGGACGGCCAGAAGGACGTGTCGAAGGTCAACATCAAGCCGCTGCTGGATCGTTACACCTTCCCTGACGGGCATTCGATCCTGGTGCTGGCCGAAGGCCGCCTGGTCAACCTGGGCTGTGCGACGGGTCACCCGTCCTTTGTGATGTCGAGCTCGTTCACCAACCAGGTCCTGGCTCAGATCGAACTCTGGACCCACACCGACCAGTATGAGATCGGGGTGCACGTGCTGCCCAAGCATCTTGATGAAGAAGTCGCCCGCCTGCACCTGGGCAAGATCGGCGTCAAGCTGGAAACGCTGACCGAAGACCAGGCCGAGTACCTGGGCGTGCCGATCGAAGGCCCTTACAAGCCCGACTACTACCGCTACTAA
- a CDS encoding phosphoribosylanthranilate isomerase produces MNDFFRIKICGVTTVADAQAIYEAGADVIGLNFYPGSPRCVDLETAATISRECPVPIVGVFVNHSVAEIQEVGAVVRLDYVQLHGEEAPQMIGQFPGSRVLRALRCKADAQAAIDYLADCRGQQCEPYAALLDAFAPDEYGGTGRVLDWNMVRQERAAFPVQRLILAGGLKPENVGEAIRTTRPDAVDTASGVEESPGRKSLPRVRDFIAAARQAWFEIDQAREKISSTEEYPR; encoded by the coding sequence TTGAACGACTTCTTTCGTATCAAAATTTGTGGAGTGACAACCGTCGCCGACGCCCAGGCTATTTACGAAGCCGGGGCCGATGTGATCGGTTTGAACTTTTACCCGGGCAGTCCCCGCTGTGTGGATCTGGAAACCGCAGCGACCATCAGTCGCGAGTGCCCCGTTCCCATTGTGGGGGTTTTTGTTAATCACTCCGTGGCGGAGATCCAAGAAGTCGGCGCCGTGGTGCGGCTGGATTATGTGCAGCTGCACGGCGAAGAAGCTCCGCAGATGATCGGCCAGTTTCCTGGCAGTCGGGTGCTGCGGGCGCTGCGATGCAAGGCCGACGCCCAGGCGGCGATCGACTACCTTGCGGATTGCCGCGGGCAGCAATGCGAGCCATACGCTGCGCTGCTGGACGCCTTTGCACCCGATGAATACGGCGGAACGGGTCGGGTGCTTGACTGGAACATGGTTCGCCAGGAGCGGGCCGCGTTTCCGGTGCAGCGGTTGATCCTGGCCGGCGGCCTGAAACCCGAAAACGTTGGTGAGGCCATTCGCACAACTCGACCCGACGCAGTCGACACGGCCAGCGGAGTGGAAGAAAGCCCGGGACGCAAGTCCCTGCCGCGGGTGCGGGATTTTATCGCCGCTGCCCGGCAGGCCTGGTTTGAGATCGATCAGGCGCGGGAAAAAATATCGTCGACGGAAGAATACCCAAGGTGA